From Mus musculus strain C57BL/6J chromosome 8, GRCm38.p6 C57BL/6J, a single genomic window includes:
- the 1700011L22Rik gene encoding uncharacterized protein C4orf51 homolog isoform X1, producing the protein MTHFLYLTPEILLPFSPLTSTEFELIRRKAQQLWQDETRWSASSMTTYSGSYREKQLDEATCNRLAQRVGQPQFEYKPTPLPGSSAYNTLPGHAGSQEAADGKGRLPDIASPSRDSPLNIKHKVTCFKPGLVGHAVISALKGAQVRRITSSRVTWGT; encoded by the exons ATGACACACTTCTTGTACTTGACTCCAGAAATCCTGCTTCCCTTTAGCCCTCTCACTTCTACAGAGTTCGAACTGATCAGACGCAAGGCCCAACAACTGTGGCAGGATGAGACACGGTGGTCTGCTTCTTCCATGACAACCTACTCAGGGAGTTACCGGGAAAAGCAACTGGACGAGGCCACCTGCAACCGGCTGGCCCAGAGAGTAGGCCAGCCGCAGTTTGAGTACAAACC AACACCATTGCCAGGCAGCTCTGCCTACAACACTCTACCCGGCCACGCTGGTTCCCAAGAGGCTGCAGATGGCAAAG GAAGACTCCCTGATATAGCAAGCCCCTCCAGGGACAGCCCACTGAACATCAAGCACAAAGTG ACCTGCTTTAAACCAGGCCTAGTGGGACatgctgtgatctcagcactcaagggAGCCCAagtcaggaggatcacaagttcaagggtaACCTGGGGAACATAG